From the genome of bacterium:
CGGGCCGAATGGAGAAAATTTTCGTTGATAACCTTGCCCCGGTCAAAAAAGGGCAACTGCTCGCTATTCAATACAACGCCGATCTCCACAGCCGCATTTTTCAAACGGAAGAATCCTACCGGATGGCCGAAGCCCGTTACCGGGAACTGGCCTCCGGTTATCGAAGTGAGGAAGTGGAAGAAGCGTCTGCCGAAGTTCGCAGGGCTGAGTCGGAGCTGGAGCTGGCAAGGCGCAACGAAGAACGGGACCGCCGGCTTTTTCTGGAACAGGTGGTTTCTCAATCGCGCTACGATGTCACGATAGCGGAGCGGAAAAAGGCAGAAGCGGGACTGTCCGCAGTTCAGGAACGCTTTAAAAAGTTCAGCCGCGGAGAGCGGAAAGAAACGATTGCAGCCGCGCATGCCGAGATGATGTCGCAGAAGTTTGCTCTGGATTCGCTGAAAGCGTCCTATGAAAAAACTTTTTTGAAGTCGCCCCTGGATGGCATTGTCATTCGAAGATATTTGAATGCTTCTGAATTTGCCGACACAGCCACGCCCGTTATTGAAGTGGCGGATCTCTCCGAAATGATTGTGGAAGCGGAAATCAATGAAATGGATGCAGGCCGCATCAAACATGGATTGAAAGCGGTGGTAACCTCCGATGCCTATCCGGACCAGACATTTCAAGCGCAGATCTATGAGGTAAGCGAGGCTCTGAAATCGC
Proteins encoded in this window:
- a CDS encoding efflux RND transporter periplasmic adaptor subunit, with product MHKIVTITIVLFLFAGAWFLWSGEEQTSKAAPKVAESLSAEGRIAVQPDRRALLSAEVAGRMEKIFVDNLAPVKKGQLLAIQYNADLHSRIFQTEESYRMAEARYRELASGYRSEEVEEASAEVRRAESELELARRNEERDRRLFLEQVVSQSRYDVTIAERKKAEAGLSAVQERFKKFSRGERKETIAAAHAEMMSQKFALDSLKASYEKTFLKSPLDGIVIRRYLNASEFADTATPVIEVADLSEMIVEAEINEMDAGRIKHGLKAVVTSDAYPDQTFQAQIYEVSEALKSRNSDPEDPAVIVDQKILPVKVKFLQEVPLKLGMRVDLKILL